GGGTATCGGTATAGAAGAACATCGCTTCTTTGGCCTCGGTATAGTCATCCCATTTGTCGAGGCTCGCGAGGTCTGTTGGCGATAGCTTCCATTGCCGCACGGCATCGTGGGAGCGCGCGGCAAACCGTGCGCGTTGTTCATCCCGGCCAACCGAGAACCAGAACTTCACCAAATGGATGCCCGACTGCACGAGCATGCGCTCAAACTCGGGTGCCGAGCGGGTGAACTCGAGATGCTCATGCGGCGTGCAATAGTCCATTACGCGTTCTACGCCGGCTCGGTTGTACCAGGAGCGGTCGAAGATCACTATCTCGCCACCGGTCGGCAGGTGCTGCACGTACCGCTGGAAGTACCACTGCTTTCGCTCGCGTTCGGTGGGGACTTCGAGCGCGACCACCCGAGCCCCTCGCGGGTTCAAATGCTCCATGAATCGTTTGATGGCGCCGCCCTTACCTGCGGCGTCGCGGCCCTCAAAGATGATGACGACCTTTCGGTCTGTCTCCTTGATCCACGATTGGAGCTTGAGCAGTTCGATCTGAAGCAATCGTTTCTGGCGCTCGTATTCGCGGCGGGACATTTTGGACTCATAGGGGTGACCGTGCCGCCATGCGACTTTCGGTTCCTGAGGCGGCAGAACGCTGTGATCTCGAGGGGAGGGGGCACTCGTTGCGCTCTCACGCGAGACCGCGGCGGAGCTGGCTTCTGGTTCTGAATCACCGTTGGATGAGGTCATTCCGCAATTCTACAGCGTGTAGAAAAAAGTAGCTCGAAAAACTTAGCTCAGTGAGAAAAGAACTGAACTCACCGAGAAAAGCACTGAATTCACTGAGGGAAGCTTGTCGAGCTACGCGTCATGCAGCCGTGACTACCCGGTCTTGCGGCGGAAGTCGCGCTTGTGGTCAGCCCGGTCGTGGGTTCCTTGAATAGCTGATTCAGCATCCAGGTGTCCCGGTCGGTCGGTCTGCTTGCCCTGCTTGCGGTCAAGCGCCTCGCGGAACCTGCGCTTGTTCTCTTCGCTCGCAGAGGGTGTTTCTTCTGTGGGTTCCATACTTATCAGCGTAGGCCACCTCTATGACAACGCGCTGCTCGTCCGTGTCGCGCGCCAATCGCTGGGGGTTCACAGGCCCCCGGTGCTACGATTATGGGAGTTGTCCTGTTAGTTAGAGGGCAACGCACGGAGCAGGCTGGCAAGAAGCTGGTCACCGGTGGTAATTTTCCGAGTTGTTCGGAGGCTTTCTACTGTTGGCCAGACACGCGCCGCCACTCTAGGCATGCGCGTGAACCATCGCGTCCTTCTGCCCGCTCCTGCTCCTTGACGAGTCGCACACCACACGGGTGCGCGACGTAAAACAAAGGAGAAACCCCCGCATGGAGGGTCCAGAAATCACATTCGCCGAAGCCGTTCTCGATAACGGCAAGTTCGGCAAGCGCACCGTGCGCTTCGAAACCGGTCGACTCGCTCAGCAGGCACAGGGTGCCGTCGCTGCGTACCTCGACGAAGAAACAATGATCTTGAGCGCAACCAGCGCTGGCAAGCACCCGCGTGAAGGCTTCGACTTCTTCCCACTCACTGTGGATGTTGAAGAGCGTTCCTACGCAGCGGGCAAGATCCCCGGCAGCTTCTTCCGTCGCGAGGGTCGCCCATCCACGGAAGCCATCCTCGTCTGCCGTCTCATTGACCGTCCGATGCGTCCGACGTTCGTTGAGGGACTCCGCAACGAAGTCCAGATCGTCATCACCGTTCTGAGCATCGCTCCTGACGAGTTCTACGACGCCCTCTCGATCAACGCTGCATCGCTCAGCACCCAGATTTCGGGTCTGCCGTTCTATGGTCCCGTTGCCGGCATCCGCATGGCTCTGATCAACGACCAGTGGGTTGCCTTCCCGAAGCACAGCCAGCTTGCTGACGCTGTCTTCGACCTCACCGTTGCTGGCCGCATGGTCACCAACGACCAGGGTGAAGAAGACATCGCCATCATGATGGTGGAAGCAGAAGCTACCGAGAACAGCTGGGAGCTCATCAAGGCCGGCGCAACCAAGCCCGACGAGGCTGTTGTTGCTCAAGGACTTGAAGCATCGAAGCCGTTCCTCAAGCAGCTCGTCAAGGCTCAGCTCGAGGTCGCCAACAAGGCTGCCAAGCCTGTTGCCGAGTTCAAGCTCTTCCCGCCGTACTCCGACCAGGCGTACAACGCGGTCAGCGAAATCGCTGAAGCTGAGCTTCGCGACGTCTACAAGATCGCTGACAAGATCGAGCGCCAGACCGCTGACGACGAGCTCAAGGCTCGCGTCAAGGCTGAGGTTCAGTCCAAGGTTGACGCTGAAGAACTCAGCGAAGACGTACTCGGCATGGTTGGCGGAGCGTACAAGGCCGTCAGCAAGAAGGTTATGCGCGCCCGCGTACTCACCGAGGGAATCCGTATCGACGGCCGTGGCTTGAGCGACATTCGTGCGCTCGATGCTGAGGTCGAGGTCATTCCTCGCGTTCACGGTTCGGCAATCTTCCAGCGCGGCGAGACTCAGATCCTGGGTGTCACCACGCTGAACATGCTCAAGATGGAGCAGCAGATTGACTCACTGGCACCAGTGACCAAGAAGCGCTACATGCACCACTACAACTTCCCGCCCTACTCGACTGGTGAGACCGGTCGCGTTGGTAGCCCGAAGCGTCGCGAGATCGGGCACGGCTTCCTTGCCGAGCGCGCTATCGCACCGGTGCTTCCTGCTCGTGAAGACTTCCCTTACGCGATCCGCCAGGTTTCCGAGGCTCTCGGTTCCAACGGTTCGACGTCGATGGGTTCCGTCTGTGCTTCAACCTTGTCGCTGCTCAACGCTGGTGTGCCGCTGCGCGCACCCGTTGCCGGTATCGCCATGGGCCTGATTTCGGATGAAGTTGATGGCGTTACGCGCTACGCAGCTCTCACCGACATCCTCGGTGCTGAAGATGCACTCGGCGACATGGACTTCAAGGTTGCCGGTACGAGCGAATTCATTACCGCTATTCAGCTCGACACCAAGCTCGCTGGTTTGCCTTCGTCGGTTCTCGACGGTGCACTCAAGCAGGCTAAGGAAGCGCGTACCGCGATTCTTTCGGTGATCAACGCTGCAATCGATGCTCCCGACGAGATGGCCCCCACGGCTCCTCGCGTGATCTCGGTTCAGATCCCGATCGACAAGATCGGTGAGCTGATTGGCCCTAAGGGCAAGAACATCAACCAGATCCAGGATGACACCGGAGCCGACATCTCGATTGAGGATGACGGAACGGTCTACATCGGCGCTGTCGATGGTCCTTCTGCTGAGGCTGCACGCGCGGCGGTTAACGCCATCGCGAACCCGCTCAACCCTGAGGTTGGCGAACGCTTCTTGGGTACGGTCGTCAAGATCGCTACCTTTGGTGCTTTCGTTTCGCTCACCCCGGGCAAAGATGGACTGCTGCACATCTCTGAGGTCCGCAAGCTTGCCGGTGGCAAGCGTGTTGAGAACGTCGAAGACGTGCTCGGAGTCGGCCAGAAGATTCAGGTTGAAATCACCAAGATCGATGACCGTGGCAAGCTCTCGCTCGCTCCCGTTCTCGACGAGGCTGACGCAGAAGCAGCGGCTCCCGCTGACGAAAGCTAAGTCCCGCTAGACGTACATCACACAGCGCCTCTTCTCATTGAGAAGGGGCGCTGTGTCGTTAGCGGCACGTGGAAGTGTGCGCACGAAGAATTTCTTGAGCAAAAGACAGCCAGAAAGGGGGTAGTCACCCTAGTCTGCCCTTCGTTGGGGTGCCGCTATGTGGGGGATACCGCGCTATTGTGTGGTTGTGACCCGAATCACTACACCTCTTGATGCCTTCATGAGCGACATGCTCATTTGGCTAGAGACCGCATGGTATTTGTGGGTGGCCCTCGGCATTGTTGTAATCGTCGTGGTCGTCAGCGTGGTTGTTGCGAAGATGCGCAACCGAGGCTACGAACGCGTTCCGCATTACTACCGCCGCAACACCTAAGTCAAAGACTCCCGCGCTCTCCCGATTGCCCGTATTCCCGATACGGGATGTGTGACCTGCCTGCGCTGTCTGCTGCGCGCTTCGTGCGCGAGCTATTCGCTAGTGCTCGAGATGCCAATCAGCTGTGCGCGGGCGACGACATGGTCACGCAATGCGAACCCGAGCATGGCGGGAGTGCTTCCTTCAGCAACGTCCAGGCGTTCGACGTTGAGCGCACTCACGGTGAAGACGTAGCGGTGCGGTCCATGACCGGCGGGTGGGGCTGCTCCCTGAAAAGAGGTGAGCCGCAGCTCGTTGGGAAGAGTGATTGCGCCGTTGGGCATGAGCTGGGCATCCGGGTTGCCGGCGTCTTGTGGCAACGATTCGACGGAGGCCGGGATGTTGTAGGCGGCCCAGTGCCACCAGCCGCTGCCGGTGGGGGCGTCGGGGTCGAAGACTGTCAACGCGAAGCTTTTCGTGCCCGACGGGAAGCCGTGCCAGTGCAACGTGGGGGAACGGTCTTCGCCGCCGGCGTTCGCGATTCCGGAGCGAGCCCACTGCGGGAGCATGTCGCCCTCTTCGAAGTCGGGGCTCTCGAGTGCGAAGGTGGGCACTTCGGGTAGTTTCCAGTTGGGGTCATTCACGGTAACGGTCCTCTCGATTGCAAAAACGGCGCTGTGGCCAGTATGACGAGAATGATGCTTGGACGACACTTTCGAGCGGTGTGTGACCCGAAAATGACGGATTTCGACACGGACTAATAACGATCTGTCTGTCCTCTCTCCATTCACTCCGACGGCGACATATTCTTACCAAAAGCCTTGTGGGAGGCCGTTATGACGCAAGTGCACCCGACGCAATCACTGACGGGTTCCACTCGCGCGCGTCCAAGAACCGGGCAGCATTTCTCGACCAGGGTAATTGGGTCATCGGACCTCCGTGTTTTCCCCATAGCTCTCAGCGGGAACATCTTCGGTTGGACAGCGGATGATGCTGCAACAGCCTCGATCCTCAATGCTTTTGCCGACGGTGGAGGCAACTTCATCGACACCGCAGACTCGTATGCTTCTGGCCGGAGCGAGCTCATGATCGGAAAGTGGATGCGCGTCCGTCGCAACCGCGATCAAATTGTGGTGGCGACGAAGGTCGGAAAGAGCCGTGACAATCCAGGCATGGAAGCGGACGCGATCAAGCGCTCAGTGGATGCCTCGCTTGCGCGGTTAGGGACATCCCACATCGATCTTTTGTATCTGCACGTCGATGACGAGAGCGTCGACTTCGACGAGACTCTGCTCGCCGTCGATGAACTCATTGGCGAAGGCAAGGTGCGCTATTTCGGCGGTTCCGATCACACGGGCAACCGCCTCATTCAGGCGCGCATTGCGTGTGGCCAGATGGGGGTTGCTCCCATGGTGGCGGTGCAAGCGCACTACAACCTTCTTCACCGTAGCGAGTACGAAACAGGGCTCGCCCACGTGGCCGCCATTCAGGGGCTTGGCGTCATGCCTCGGTTTGCGCTCGCGAGCGGCTTCTTGAGCGGCAAATACCGCCAGCGTGCCGATCTGGCGCTCAACTCACGGGGTCACGATGCGGCGCAGTACTTGCGCCGCCGCGGCATCAAGATTTTGAATGCGCTTGATGGAGTCGCCGAAGAACAAGATGAGAGCGTGGCGACCATCGCGTTGGCGTGGCTGTTGAACAAGCCTGGAGTTGTAGCGCCCGTGGTGAGTGCTAGCCGTGCAGAACAGGTCCCCGAGCTCATCGCTGCGGCACGCGTGCAATTGACACGGCACCAGTCAGCCGAGTTGGATCGCGTCTCTAGCTTCTAACGCGCGCTCGTAGCAGGCGTGTTCTGGCATTGATCGCGTATCTAGCTACTGCTTCGATTCAGCAGTGAGCGTGCATCAACGGGCACGCGGGTGGGTCGCTAGACCTTGACCGCTTCGTCGAGAACGCGCTTGATCACGCGAGCCATTGCTGCGCCTGCAGCAATCGTGTCGCCAGCGTAACCGCCGGCAAGGGCGCCATCTTTAGCGAGCATGAGCTCGTCAGCAGCGTCGCCTGCAAAGGGATGTTCTGCGGCGCGCATGAGGTCGTAGAGCGACTCGTTGTACCAGTCGCGGTGATCAGAGATGAGTAGGCGAACCGAGTGCGTCGGGTCGGGGAACTCTGCGACAACGTTGAGGAACGGGCATCCGCGGAAGTCAGGCTTAGTGAGTTCTGCGGCGACCGATTCCAAGAGGCCAAGAACGGCATCGTGGGGGGAAGCGGCGTTGTCGATAATCGACTGAACTTCGGCTTCTACGGCGGCTCGGCGGCTCTTGACGTACTCAAGGATGAGGTTGTCTTTTGAGCGGTAGTGCTTATAGAAGGTTGCCTTGGTCACGCTCGACTGGGCGATGATGCGGTCTACACCGACGTTCAGAATGCCGTCTTGGTAGAAGAGTGTGTTGGCCGTCTCAAGGATGCGGCCTTTGGCCGGAGCGCGCTGCGCGGTCTCTGGTGTCTCAAATACCATCGCAGCGCACTCCTTCCGTGGAGGTTCGGATCAGGAACTGTCCCCACTATGTGCATCGCTAGATTCGGGTCCAAGCGATGCGGTTTGTTTTCACAACCTGAATTCGGGTCCGGGTTGTGTGGTTTACATCAACCGGTTCGGGTCCGGATGATGGGTTGTTGGCTTCGGGTGCCTACAAAGAACATTAGCATATGAGGACATACAGACAAGTCTGTCTGTCCCCTTTTTTTTACCCCAATATGGGGGACGGAATTCGACAGAATGTGACGCACCAACTCGCAGTACCAACTAATGACGTAGGCTCAGTGGTGATGAGCGACGCTGTAATTCTTCCTCTTGACCTTCCCGAACTGTCGTTCACCGCAACAGGCGACAGTCTCGTTCGTAGAACTGTTTTGCCGAGCGGTGTGCGCATTTTGAGCGAACAAGTACCCGGAGCGCGCAGCGCAACCGTGGGCTACTGGGTTGCCGCGGGCTCCCGCGACGAGCATCCGGAGACATTCGGAGCCACTCACTTCCTTGAGCACCTCCTGTTCAAAGGCACTGCTTCGCGGTCAGCCCTTGATATTGCCGTGAGCTTCGATGCTGTCGGCGGCGAGCACAATGCGATGACCGCCAAGGAATACACCTGTTACTACGCCAAGGTGCAAGACATTGACCTTCCGATGGCGATCGAAGTTATCGGCGACATGCTCACCTCGAGCCTCATCGATCCCACTGAGTTCGCTAACGAGCGCGGCGTCATCCTTGAAGAACTAGCGATGGCCGACGACGACCCCACAGATGTCGCTAGCGAGCGCTACTTCGAGGCTGTCTTTGGCGCGCATCCTCTTGGTCGTCCGATTGGGGGAAACCCCGACACCATCAATGCGATCTCGCGCGATGCTGTCTGGGATCACTACCAAGCGAACTATCGCCCACAAGACCTCGTGATCACGGTGGCGGGGGCTGTCGACCACGATGAGCTCGTGGTGGCTATCTCGTCGTGCCTCGTGGCGGCAGGGTGGGATCTCTCGGTAGAAGCGGCTCCGGTCGCGCGTCGCGACCTTTCTGCTAGCGCGCATTTTCCAGTGCTCACGCCGGGTCAACGACTGCATGTCACCCATCGCCCGATCGAGCAGGCCAATATCATTGCCGGCGTCGAAGGGCTCTCCGCAACCGATAGCCGTCGCGCGACGCTCACGGTGTTGAACTCCATTTTGGGCAGCGGTATGTCATCGCGACTCTTCCAAGAGGTGCGCGAGAAGCGCGGGCTTGCCTACTCTGTCTACTCGTTCTCGCCGAGCTACTCCGATGCAGGCGTGTTCGGCATCTACGCCGGATGCTCGCCAGAGAAAGTCACTCAGGTCACCGAGCTGATGCTCGAAGAGTTTCATAAGCTCGGCACCGCCCACGTCACCGACGAAGAGATCAGCCGGGCGATTGGCCAACTGCGGGGAGGGTCAGCGCTCGCGCTCGAAGACTCCGATTCCCGCATGTCACGTCTCGGGCGCAGCGAGCTTACTCTCGGTGAGTTCGTCGACCTCGACGCCTCCATTGCCCGCATCTCGGCAGTCACTGCCGAAGACATTCAGGAACTTGCCCAAGAACTCTCGTCGCGCCCCCTCTCTATTGCAGCGGTCGGGGCCGTCAACGAAGAGATGTTCTCAGGGCTTGCTCTCGGCAACGTCGCCCAGAGTTAGAACAGCAAAGGAATGATGATGGCGCATTACCTGTATCTCGTACGTCACGGAGAACAGCAGGACGCAGAACACGGACTACCCGATGGCCCGCTGTCGGGCAAAGGAGTTCGGCAGGCCCAGGCAATTTCGGAACGCCTGAGTGGTGTTCCCTTTACTCGAGCGTTCCATTCGCCTCTCCAGCGTGCAGAAGAAACTGCAGCGATTATGACCGAACGGATGCCCGCTCTCGAGTCTCAGCCAACAACGCTGCTCATGGACTGCATCCCCAGCGGCCCGACTCACGATATGCCCGCCGCCTTTGAGCCCTTCTTCGGTTCCGTTACGGATGAAGAGATCGATGCCGGGCAGGCACAGATGGAAGACGCGGTCAACGAGTTTCTGACTCCGGCACGCGAAGATCGTCACGACCTGCTGATTACCCACAATTTCGTAATTTCGTGGTTTGTGCGCGAAGTTCTCGGTGGCGACCAGTGGCGCTGGCTCGGGCTCAACCAAGCCAATTGCGGTTTGACGATCATCCGAGTCCGCAGCGCCAAGCCACCCGTGCTCGTGACCCACAACGACCTGGGGCACTTGCCGGCTGAGCTTCGCACCGGGCTGCCCACCGAACAGCCCTACTAGACCGTTCTGCTAGATAGCTCTGCGTCAAGAACGGCAGCGACATCGGGCGCCGTGATTAGCGCAGTGTCTTGAGGTACCACGTCGTGGCGTTCGAATTGTCGTTGTAAGGCTCACACGGCTCAAAGCCGCTCGAACGGTAGAGACCGCCAGCAGCGGCGAGACTTTCGTTCGTGTCGAGCACGAGTTCCGTGGCGCCCCATTCGCGCGCTCGTCGTTCGAGTTCGCTGAGAAGCTGGCGGCCAAGACCTGCACCGCGACCCTCCGGTCGCACCCAGAGGTGCTTCACTTCGAAGCGACTAGGTTCAAGCTGGCGGATGCCACCACACCCGAGTGCGGTGGCGCGCGGCTGCGCTCCGACGGTCGATGCTTCTGCTGCGGCGCCGGGGCCAACATCGGGTTCGAGATCAGCGCCGAGCCCGGGATCGGCTTCGATCACGAGGAATACCCCCTGCGGCTCCGTGAACTGTTCCGGTGTGGGGAACGTCGTGACATAGCCAGAGGGCGTCGGAAAGGTCTCAGCGCGGTAGCTGAAGTATTCCGTCAGAAGTTCGTGGGCAAGGGCATCCGTCACGGGAAGGGATCGAAACTGTGGCACAGCACCAGCGTACTCGCGGCGTCGTGGGGGAGTAGTCGGCGACGCTGCTCAGGATTGGTAGATTTGAACAATGACAACGAAAGTAGCGGTAGTCGGCGCAACCGGTCGCATGGGCAAATATATTAGTGGCGTCGTGGAGGCTGCTGCTGACTTCTCGCTCGTCGCCGCCCTCAACTCACGGTCTGAACTCAGCGAGATGCTGGCCGCAGACATCGTGGTGGATGTCACACAGCCGAGTGTCTCACCCTCGGTCGTCGATTTCGCGATCAGCAACGGCAAGAGCGTTCTTGTCGGCACGTCGGGCTGGAGCGAGGACCGCGTTCAGGGCTTGCGCTCGACGTTGACGGAGACTCCCGAGATTGGCGTCGTCATCATCCCCAACTTTTCTGTCGGCTCGGCCCTCGCGACGTCCTTTGCAACCGCCGCCGCTCGCTACTTCGACTCGATCGAAATCATCGAGAGCCATCACGCCGCCAAGGTCGATTCTCCGTCGGGCACCGCAGTGCGCACCGCCGAGCTCATGGCGGATGCTCGCTCAGAGCGTGGCCCGGCGTTGGCACCGCACGTCGATCAGCGCGCCCGGGGCGAGCAAGTGGCTGGCATTCCCGTGCACAGCCTGCGAATGACGGGAGTGATCGCGCACCAGCAGGTCATTTTCGGTGGTCCCGGCGAAGCGCTCACCATCGACCACCGCACAATGTCGCAAGATTCCTACGAGGCCGGCATCCTGTTGGGACTCCGTGCCGTGGTCAGCGCTACCGGCGTGACGGTTGGTCTCGACCAACTCATAGACCTCTCACCAGCATCGGGCGAACCCTCCGCATGAAAACACGCATAGCCGCACTGGTCATGGTGGCGCTTCTCGCGCTCTACATGATCTTCGTGATCAACTATTCGATCGTGCTCATCCGCATCGATCAACCCATTGCCAACGTCATGGGCTGGGCTCTGCTCGTGCTTCCGCTGATCGGGTTTTGGGCACTCGCCGCAGAACTATTTTTCATCTTCCGGGCCGAGCGCCTGCTCACCACTCTCGAGGAGGAAGGTGCGCTGCCGGACGAGGTTGTCGAGCTCTTGCCGAGTGGCCGCCCCGATCCCGTGACGGCAGATCGCGCTTTCGACCGCTATCGCACCGAGGCCGAGGCTGCACCAGAATCATGGCGTGCCTGGCTGCGCTTGGGGCTAGCCTATGACGCTAGCGGCGACCGCAAGCGGGCTCGTTGGGCGACGCGGCGGGCGATCGCGCTCTCGCGAGTCAAGCCGACGCCGGCTGCCTAGCGCACATCCCTAGTTGCGCTTCGCTCCCTGACTCCAGCTAACAGCTCGCAATTAGCCGCTACTCGACGAAAGCGTCGATCGCTTGTTCGATCGTGGTGTGGGTGAACTCGAACCCTGTCTTGGCGAGAGTGGTCGATTGCACGTTCTCATCGACCAAAATGAGGTCCTTTCCTGCGTCACCCAGCATCCGGAAGGCAAAGCTCGGCACGACAAACCAGTGTGGCCGTTTCATTATGCGGGCCAGAGTTTTTGTGACAGTTTTAGCTGTTGCCGGGGTGGGCCCCACAAGCGAAACAGCACCGGCAAAATCACTGCGCAGGAGATGGATAATTGCTGCAGCTTCATCGTGCAGGCTGATCCACGGCCAATATTGAGCGCCGCTACCGAGACGACTTCCGACTCCGAACCGTGTCAACAGGTTGAGGGGAGTGAATGCTCCGCCCCGGCCGACCACAATTCCGGTGCGGAACATGACGAGCCGTGTGGTGCTCGGTGTTAGTCGCGCTGCTTGCTCCCACGCGTAGACGACATCACTGAGAAATCCTGTTCCCTTGCTCGACTCATCGGTGAGCACTTCGCCGGGGCGGCTGCCGAAGTAGCCGACAGCCGACCCGCTGAGAAACACGGATGGCGGATTCGACGCTCGTCGAATCGCCTCGGCAAGCGCGCGGGTGCCATCCACGCGCGACCGCAGAATCTCGCGCTTATAGCTGGGCGTCCAGGGAAGTTTGCCCGTTGGTGCACCAGCGAGATTAATGACCGCGTCTGCGCGTTCGATGGCCCATTCGTCCACCGTGCCCGATCGTGGATCCCACTGGTATTCGCCCTCGGCAGTCGGTTCTCGACGCACAAGCTGCATAACTTCGAATCCCGCGGCGGTGAGTTGGGCTACCAGCTCTGTTCCGATGTAGCCAGTCGCGCCAGCAACCAAGACTCGAGAAATTGTGGGATGGGGAGCGGGCCCGCTCATTTTAGGCCAAGCTCGCTTCGAGAGTGATCGGGATGCCGGTCAGCGCTCGCGAAACGGGGCAGCCTTCCTTGGCTTCTGTCGCTAGGCGCTGAAAGTCGTCATCGCTGAGGTCTGCCACTTTGGCGCTCACGAGCAAGTGGCTGCCGGTGATGCCCTCGGCGGGGTCGAAGGTGACCGCGGCGGTGACTTGCAGGCTTTCGGCGGGCGTGCCATTTTCGGCTAAACCGTTGGAGAACGCCATGGCGAAGCAGGCAGAGTGGGCAGCGCCCAAAAGCTCTTCGGGGTTCGTTGTTGCTTCTTGACCTTCGGATCGTGCGGCCCAGGTAACCGGGAATTCTGCGGCGTCAGAGGAATCCATTGACGTGGTTCCTTTGCCGCTGAAGAGGTCGCCGAACC
This portion of the Salinibacterium sp. NK8237 genome encodes:
- a CDS encoding OsmC family peroxiredoxin; translated protein: MPVTSEATTLWFGDLFSGKGTTSMDSSDAAEFPVTWAARSEGQEATTNPEELLGAAHSACFAMAFSNGLAENGTPAESLQVTAAVTFDPAEGITGSHLLVSAKVADLSDDDFQRLATEAKEGCPVSRALTGIPITLEASLA